From a single Methanocalculus natronophilus genomic region:
- the ilvB gene encoding biosynthetic-type acetolactate synthase large subunit: protein MKTGAKILVEGLLKQGVTTIFGYPGGVVLPIYDELYDSPLQHILVRHEQAAAHAADGYARASGKTGVCLATSGPGACNLVTGIATAYMDSVPMVALTGQVPTAMLGNDAFQESDITGITMPITKHSYLVKKAEDIDSTLGEAFHIAGTGRQGPVLIDLPKDVVTNVAPDPGPQAAISLRGYHPTFKGNLRQIEKAIALISEAERPVIYAGGGVIASDASAELIRLAEQTLIPVTTTLMGIGAIPGDHPLNLGMLGMHGTRYANYAVTECDLLLAIGARFDDRVTGRIQSFAPNARIIHIDIDPAEIGKNKQIDVPIVGDSKMVLSCILDRISSQKARTAWNEKIGNWKAQHPLSIPDDGLLRPQLVIKTLSDLLNGEGVIVSEVGQNQMWTAQQFCFKHPRTWITSGGLGTMGYGLPAAMGAHFARPDLPVFDIAGDGSIQMNIQEFGTVAQYDIPVKVVILNNMYLGMVRQWQELFYDRRYSYTELPSVDFVGIAKAYGIDGMRVDSADGVREALTSAIDTDGPFVLDFRIHREENVFPMVPAGAAINEMIGGQNK, encoded by the coding sequence ATGAAAACCGGGGCAAAAATACTGGTTGAAGGGTTATTGAAGCAGGGAGTGACGACTATTTTTGGATACCCCGGTGGTGTCGTACTCCCCATCTACGATGAACTGTACGATTCCCCGCTGCAACATATCCTGGTGCGGCACGAACAGGCCGCAGCGCATGCAGCTGACGGGTATGCACGGGCTTCCGGCAAAACAGGGGTATGCCTTGCGACATCAGGGCCTGGCGCATGCAACCTGGTAACAGGTATAGCAACAGCCTACATGGACTCTGTCCCGATGGTGGCCTTAACCGGACAGGTACCAACTGCAATGCTCGGAAACGATGCCTTTCAGGAGTCTGACATCACCGGTATCACAATGCCGATCACCAAGCACAGTTACCTGGTGAAAAAGGCTGAAGATATCGATAGTACGCTCGGCGAGGCATTCCATATAGCCGGAACCGGACGGCAGGGCCCGGTCTTAATCGATCTTCCAAAGGATGTCGTCACAAATGTTGCGCCGGATCCTGGTCCGCAGGCCGCGATCTCTCTCCGGGGATATCATCCGACATTCAAAGGAAATCTCCGCCAGATCGAGAAGGCAATCGCACTGATCTCTGAAGCCGAGCGACCTGTCATCTATGCGGGAGGCGGTGTGATTGCTTCAGATGCATCAGCGGAGCTGATCCGGCTGGCCGAACAGACACTCATTCCGGTGACGACGACACTGATGGGTATCGGTGCGATCCCTGGGGATCATCCTCTCAACCTTGGCATGCTCGGGATGCATGGGACACGGTATGCAAATTATGCCGTGACCGAATGTGATCTCTTACTTGCTATTGGTGCACGTTTCGATGACCGGGTAACCGGCAGAATACAGTCGTTTGCCCCGAATGCAAGGATTATTCATATCGATATCGATCCCGCGGAGATCGGAAAGAACAAGCAGATCGATGTTCCGATCGTCGGGGATTCAAAGATGGTTCTCTCCTGCATACTCGATCGGATCTCTTCGCAAAAGGCCAGAACTGCCTGGAACGAGAAGATCGGGAACTGGAAGGCGCAGCATCCGCTCTCAATCCCCGATGACGGCCTGCTACGACCCCAGCTGGTCATCAAAACCCTCTCCGATCTGCTCAATGGTGAGGGTGTCATCGTCTCTGAGGTCGGCCAGAACCAGATGTGGACTGCCCAGCAGTTCTGCTTTAAACATCCCCGGACATGGATCACCTCAGGTGGTCTTGGCACAATGGGGTATGGTCTCCCTGCCGCAATGGGTGCCCATTTTGCCCGTCCTGACCTCCCGGTCTTTGATATCGCAGGAGACGGGAGCATCCAGATGAATATCCAGGAATTTGGAACGGTTGCCCAGTACGATATCCCGGTGAAGGTTGTCATCCTGAACAATATGTACCTTGGAATGGTCCGGCAGTGGCAGGAACTCTTCTATGATCGCCGCTATTCCTATACAGAACTGCCGTCTGTTGACTTCGTCGGTATCGCAAAAGCATATGGAATCGATGGCATGCGTGTTGATTCGGCAGATGGTGTCAGGGAGGCGCTTACCTCTGCTATTGATACTGATGGTCCGTTTGTCCTTGACTTCCGGATTCACCGGGAGGAGAATGTCTTCCCGATGGTGCCTGCCGGTGCTGCAATCAACGAGATGATCGGAGGGCAGAACAAATGA
- the ilvN gene encoding acetolactate synthase small subunit → MKIHTLSVLVENKSGVLSRVAGMFSRRGFNIESLAVGTCEMPEMSRITITVNGDDVQLEQVKKQLNKLIDVIKVSDITYREHVRRELALIKVAANPGSSRAEVMQIADIFRAQIIDVGSKTLVLQVVGDPEKIDALEKLLRQYGVKELVRTGTVAVLRGIKTTAGE, encoded by the coding sequence ATGAAGATCCATACACTCTCTGTTCTTGTTGAGAACAAATCTGGTGTCCTCTCCAGGGTTGCCGGCATGTTCTCACGCCGTGGGTTCAATATCGAGAGCCTGGCTGTCGGGACATGTGAGATGCCTGAGATGAGCAGGATCACAATCACCGTCAATGGGGACGATGTCCAGCTTGAACAGGTGAAGAAGCAGCTGAACAAGCTTATTGATGTCATCAAGGTCTCAGATATCACCTACCGTGAGCATGTCAGGCGCGAACTTGCCCTCATCAAGGTGGCGGCAAATCCCGGCAGCTCCCGTGCCGAGGTGATGCAGATCGCAGATATCTTCCGCGCCCAGATCATCGATGTGGGTTCAAAAACCCTTGTTCTCCAGGTTGTTGGCGATCCGGAAAAGATCGATGCGCTTGAGAAGCTCCTCAGGCAGTACGGGGTCAAAGAGCTTGTCAGAACAGGTACAGTTGCTGTTCTCCGTGGTATAAAGACCACTGCAGGCGAATAA